One Candidatus Poribacteria bacterium DNA segment encodes these proteins:
- a CDS encoding sugar phosphate isomerase/epimerase — MKLGFVSAILPEQTLAEVVQFAADTGYDCVELMCWPKGKAERRYAGVTHVDAAELSEKEADEILQCVSDAGITISGLGYYPNPLTPDEAEAAIYSEHLKKLMLAAERLSVDIVNTFIGRDQTRTIDANWHRFKQVWTPLIQFAADHGIRIGIENCPMFFTEDEWPAGQNLAYCPEVWERMFEEIPAPNFGLNFDPSHCIWLQMDYLKPLVTFADRIFHVHAKDARLDRAKLDEVGILATPLSYHTPKLPGLGDVDWGSFFSVLSDTGYEGAVCVEVEDRAYEETLEARQRALNQSHIFLRQFIG; from the coding sequence ATGAAACTCGGATTTGTGAGTGCAATTTTGCCGGAGCAGACATTGGCAGAAGTTGTCCAGTTCGCGGCGGACACCGGCTATGATTGCGTTGAATTGATGTGCTGGCCCAAAGGAAAAGCCGAACGCCGTTACGCCGGTGTTACGCATGTGGATGCAGCGGAACTTTCCGAAAAGGAAGCGGATGAAATCCTGCAATGCGTCTCGGATGCCGGGATAACCATCAGCGGATTAGGCTACTATCCCAACCCGCTAACACCCGATGAAGCGGAAGCCGCTATCTATAGCGAACACCTCAAAAAACTGATGCTGGCGGCGGAACGTCTGTCCGTAGACATCGTGAATACCTTTATCGGTAGAGACCAGACCCGCACGATAGATGCGAATTGGCACCGTTTCAAACAGGTATGGACCCCCTTAATCCAATTCGCCGCCGACCACGGTATCCGCATCGGGATTGAGAATTGCCCGATGTTCTTCACCGAAGACGAATGGCCCGCCGGACAAAACCTCGCCTATTGTCCCGAAGTGTGGGAACGGATGTTTGAAGAGATTCCCGCCCCGAATTTCGGACTCAACTTCGATCCCTCGCATTGTATCTGGCTCCAGATGGACTACCTGAAACCGCTCGTTACCTTTGCGGATCGGATCTTCCACGTGCATGCAAAGGACGCTCGGTTGGACAGAGCGAAACTTGACGAGGTCGGCATCCTCGCAACGCCGTTGTCGTATCATACGCCGAAACTGCCGGGATTGGGGGATGTCGATTGGGGCAGTTTCTTCTCTGTTTTGAGCGATACCGGTTATGAAGGCGCAGTCTGCGTTGAGGTAGAAGATCGAGCCTACGAAGAGACCTTGGAAGCGCGGCAGCGCGCCTTAAACCAAAGCCATATCTTCCTGAGACAATTCATCGGATAA
- a CDS encoding phytanoyl-CoA dioxygenase family protein — protein sequence MTPEQRYLFDVTGYLHLKGAVKGDALKAAQAAVDQYIHTPLDERPEGFTTRPRDLEPGKGGRYEHGFAFDRSLEAMTVHPAIWSLIKEFTFDKPRFVTGTLTLEQHNPDRQPMGTNPAGLHCAREGRHWLTRYEVQNSHIYCNDFVAFFYLTDVQPGDGGLIVIPGSHKSKFERPEDLLIPGPDGIDPEPDDVFTNITPKAGDFVVISELLTHGILQWKPKDRDRRFLILRYRPQYEGNPTLPETIINRLTPEVQELVQTASYGHTKEIVKQDVVALSV from the coding sequence ATGACACCGGAACAACGTTATCTGTTCGACGTTACGGGCTACTTACACCTCAAAGGCGCAGTCAAAGGCGATGCCCTGAAGGCGGCACAGGCGGCTGTGGATCAATATATCCATACACCGCTTGATGAACGTCCCGAAGGATTCACGACGCGTCCGCGCGACTTGGAACCCGGCAAAGGCGGAAGATATGAACACGGATTCGCCTTTGATCGGTCGCTTGAAGCGATGACAGTGCATCCCGCTATCTGGTCCCTTATCAAAGAGTTCACCTTCGACAAACCCCGGTTTGTCACCGGCACGCTTACCCTCGAACAGCACAACCCGGACAGGCAACCGATGGGGACAAATCCAGCAGGTTTGCACTGCGCACGTGAGGGACGGCACTGGCTCACCCGTTACGAGGTTCAGAACAGCCACATTTACTGCAACGATTTTGTGGCGTTTTTCTATCTGACAGATGTGCAGCCCGGTGACGGTGGGCTTATTGTTATCCCCGGTTCGCATAAGAGCAAATTCGAGAGACCTGAAGATCTTTTAATCCCGGGACCCGACGGCATTGATCCCGAACCGGATGACGTTTTTACAAACATTACCCCCAAGGCAGGGGATTTCGTTGTCATCTCTGAACTCCTGACACACGGTATTTTACAGTGGAAACCGAAGGATCGCGACAGACGCTTTCTGATTCTCCGCTATCGTCCGCAATATGAAGGGAACCCGACGCTGCCGGAGACAATCATCAACCGACTAACACCTGAAGTCCAGGAGCTGGTGCAAACCGCGTCTTATGGACATACGAAAGAAATCGTCAAACAAGATGTCGTAGCGTTAAGCGTTTAA
- a CDS encoding Gfo/Idh/MocA family oxidoreductase, whose translation MGTNQYRACIVGCGRMGGTIDEEVRATPHGALPYSHAAGYTAFERTDIVAAADVVEEKAQYVCNKWNIPKYYLDYQEMILEEKPDIVSIATRPGNHADITQFAAENGVKGIYCDKPLCASMEEADAMVEVCEKYNVKFNLGTQRRYTPGYIKMREILESGELGERRSIIAYSGGSALWGYTHAADMLLFLASDSPIEYVQGNVAVDDADFEDNRTDTDPGIVMGFIRFQNGITGISIPGTAYEFEVNCSEGTVRALNNGLGFHLRKRQGEFNEILEAQFPPYERKSGTVGCIEDIVEAIETDTETQGNIHLAHRSTEMVFAIVDSQRQRGLRVPIPMENRGLYLGRW comes from the coding sequence ATGGGAACGAATCAATATCGTGCTTGCATCGTTGGCTGTGGCAGAATGGGTGGCACCATTGATGAAGAGGTCCGTGCGACACCGCACGGGGCATTGCCCTATTCACACGCCGCAGGGTATACCGCTTTCGAGCGGACAGACATTGTCGCCGCTGCAGATGTCGTCGAAGAGAAGGCACAATACGTCTGTAACAAATGGAATATCCCGAAATACTACTTAGACTATCAAGAGATGATCCTTGAAGAGAAACCGGATATTGTCAGCATCGCGACACGTCCGGGGAATCATGCCGACATCACGCAGTTCGCAGCGGAAAACGGTGTGAAAGGCATCTATTGCGATAAACCGCTGTGTGCGTCTATGGAAGAAGCCGATGCCATGGTAGAAGTCTGCGAAAAATACAACGTCAAGTTCAACCTCGGCACGCAGCGGCGTTACACACCCGGCTACATCAAGATGCGCGAGATCCTCGAAAGCGGTGAACTCGGTGAAAGACGATCTATCATCGCTTATAGCGGAGGTTCCGCGCTTTGGGGTTACACACATGCTGCGGATATGCTGCTCTTCTTGGCAAGCGATTCTCCGATAGAATACGTCCAAGGCAACGTTGCCGTGGATGACGCCGATTTTGAGGACAACCGCACGGACACCGATCCTGGGATCGTCATGGGATTCATCCGTTTCCAGAACGGCATTACCGGCATCAGTATTCCCGGCACGGCTTATGAATTTGAGGTGAACTGTAGCGAAGGCACAGTGCGTGCACTCAATAACGGACTCGGTTTCCATCTCCGCAAACGGCAGGGGGAGTTTAACGAGATTTTGGAAGCGCAATTCCCACCCTACGAACGCAAGAGCGGCACGGTTGGCTGCATCGAAGACATCGTCGAGGCGATCGAGACGGATACCGAGACACAAGGCAACATCCACCTCGCACACCGAAGCACCGAGATGGTCTTCGCAATCGTTGACTCACAACGGCAGCGGGGACTCCGAGTGCCGATACCGATGGAAAACCGAGGGCTCTACCTCGGCAGGTGGTGA
- a CDS encoding class I SAM-dependent methyltransferase — MFRKLGELTKQPALKLLIVSVVLLLSHAINAQNAERPASTRYAQRTPSRDGIGKFYMGREISHVMGHQGADWLERPERVREEMPNILVELLKLKEGDVVADIGVGTGYIARRIAPKIGETGTIYGVDIQQEMLDLLDEKMTAAGITNVKGVLGTITDPKLPPASVDVAIMVDVYHEFSHPYEMLQNICRGLKTGGRVVFVEYRAEDRRVPIKRLHKMSELQVIKEATPHPLVWVETLDDLPWQHVIIFEKIGVP, encoded by the coding sequence ATGTTCAGAAAACTTGGCGAGTTGACTAAACAGCCTGCCCTGAAATTGCTGATTGTTAGCGTGGTGCTCCTACTGAGTCACGCCATAAATGCGCAAAATGCGGAGCGTCCAGCCAGCACGCGTTATGCACAGAGAACGCCAAGCCGAGACGGTATCGGCAAATTCTACATGGGACGCGAAATCTCTCACGTGATGGGACACCAAGGCGCGGACTGGTTGGAGCGTCCGGAACGTGTACGCGAAGAGATGCCAAACATCCTCGTCGAACTGCTGAAACTCAAAGAAGGGGATGTCGTGGCGGATATCGGTGTTGGGACGGGTTACATCGCTCGGCGGATCGCTCCGAAAATCGGTGAGACAGGAACCATTTACGGCGTTGATATTCAGCAGGAGATGCTCGACCTGCTTGATGAGAAAATGACGGCGGCAGGGATCACGAACGTCAAAGGGGTCTTGGGCACCATCACCGACCCGAAATTGCCGCCGGCCTCCGTAGACGTGGCGATTATGGTGGATGTCTACCACGAGTTTTCGCATCCGTATGAGATGCTGCAGAATATCTGCCGAGGTCTCAAAACGGGCGGCAGGGTTGTTTTCGTGGAATACCGCGCCGAAGACAGGCGTGTGCCGATCAAGCGTTTGCACAAGATGAGTGAGTTGCAGGTGATCAAAGAGGCGACCCCCCATCCGCTTGTGTGGGTAGAAACGCTCGATGACCTGCCGTGGCAGCATGTTATCATCTTTGAGAAGATTGGGGTCCCGTAG